Proteins encoded together in one Maricaulis maris window:
- a CDS encoding alpha/beta fold hydrolase, with translation MAETQPHSLDEGGRLAHHLTLRDGTALAYQDLGDGPVILLVHGWAASSAFFEQVASRLSTEFRVLVPDLRGHGETPPGACPTTIAELADDLDELLTRLDLHRVIVLGWSMGATVLWSMIQRHGHDRLAGMVIEDMSPRILNDESWALGMSSGMDIEASVRATRAMRADWPAYAAAFAPRMFARDRAAREPEIVADALTLLTARNADAMADLWASMAQQDLRAELPGMAIPALIAFGERSDAYGPETSRYLVETLPAAKAQGFAHSGHAPHLEQPEEFVDAVKIFARQALAQATSNDTIEGSTQ, from the coding sequence GTGGCCGAAACGCAGCCGCACAGTCTGGATGAAGGTGGGCGCCTGGCGCATCACCTGACGCTGCGCGACGGTACGGCCCTGGCCTATCAGGACCTCGGTGACGGTCCGGTGATCCTGCTGGTCCATGGCTGGGCCGCATCGAGCGCCTTCTTCGAACAGGTCGCAAGCCGGCTCTCGACTGAATTCCGCGTCCTCGTCCCGGACCTTCGGGGCCATGGCGAGACACCGCCCGGGGCTTGCCCGACGACGATCGCCGAGCTGGCCGATGACCTGGATGAGCTTCTCACCCGGCTCGACCTGCATCGCGTCATCGTGCTGGGCTGGTCGATGGGGGCAACGGTCCTGTGGTCGATGATCCAGCGCCATGGCCATGACCGGCTGGCCGGCATGGTGATCGAGGATATGAGCCCGCGCATTCTCAATGATGAGAGCTGGGCGCTCGGCATGTCGAGCGGCATGGATATCGAGGCCTCGGTCCGCGCGACCCGGGCGATGCGAGCCGATTGGCCCGCCTATGCGGCCGCCTTTGCTCCCAGGATGTTCGCCCGTGACCGCGCGGCCCGCGAACCTGAGATCGTGGCCGACGCCCTGACCCTTCTGACTGCCCGCAACGCCGACGCCATGGCGGATTTGTGGGCGTCCATGGCGCAGCAGGATCTGCGCGCAGAGCTTCCGGGAATGGCCATCCCGGCGCTGATCGCCTTTGGCGAACGCAGCGACGCCTACGGCCCGGAGACGAGCCGCTATCTCGTCGAAACCCTGCCCGCCGCCAAGGCGCAAGGGTTCGCCCACTCCGGGCATGCACCGCATCTCGAACAACCGGAAGAATTTGTCGACGCGGTTAAAATCTTCGCCCGCCAGGCCCTGGCGCAGGCGACTTCAAACGACACCATCGAGGGGAGTACCCAATGA
- a CDS encoding acyl-CoA synthetase, whose translation MDILTDITARRAALTPDRTAFHVVETGETVTYAALDDRSARAARVLADRGVGPGDRVAILCRNRIEFFEALLACAKLGAILAPLNWRMPARELSDLLADCAPKLLLTGREDAETAAGAAGPTGLQILDLETDWRSARDVAEPHPGRPAWPGEETWYLIYTSGTTGKPKGVIQTYRMALVNYINISQAIGLRDGDASLNFLPLFHTAGINLHTLPVLMAGGLIHILPGFDAGATLKLIDEGRLDVMLCVPAVYRELTLHPAFETTDLTRLRHWSCGGAPMPDVLIEQFAARGAVVCNGFGMTETGPTAFLMDAGHALDKIGSVGKPQLLIDARIATPDGTPLPQGETGEVQFFGPGLTPGYWHRDEETAKLFTPDGWLKSGDLGRFDSDGYCFIAGRIKEMYISGGENVYPAEVENVLDEHPAILESAVSGVDDEKWGEVGCAHLILRAGETTSAEALRSWCCERLAGYKVPRHFLIAEDFPRTAAGKVQKHLLPRPEQI comes from the coding sequence ATGGACATTCTCACCGACATTACGGCCCGCCGCGCCGCGCTGACACCGGACCGCACCGCCTTCCACGTGGTCGAGACCGGTGAGACCGTGACCTATGCCGCCCTCGATGATCGCAGCGCCCGGGCCGCCCGGGTTCTGGCCGATCGCGGCGTCGGTCCTGGCGACCGGGTCGCTATCCTGTGCCGCAACCGGATCGAATTCTTCGAAGCCCTGCTCGCCTGCGCCAAGCTGGGCGCCATCCTGGCCCCGCTGAACTGGCGCATGCCGGCCCGCGAGCTGAGCGATCTGCTCGCCGATTGCGCGCCGAAACTCCTGCTCACCGGACGCGAGGACGCGGAAACAGCCGCCGGGGCCGCCGGTCCGACCGGCCTCCAGATCCTCGATCTGGAGACCGACTGGCGCAGCGCCCGCGACGTCGCCGAACCGCATCCGGGCCGCCCGGCCTGGCCCGGCGAGGAAACCTGGTACCTGATCTATACATCGGGCACGACCGGCAAGCCGAAGGGCGTGATCCAGACCTACCGGATGGCGCTGGTGAACTACATCAACATCTCCCAGGCCATCGGCCTGCGGGACGGCGATGCCAGCCTCAATTTCCTGCCGCTCTTCCATACCGCCGGCATCAATCTGCATACCCTGCCGGTGCTGATGGCCGGCGGCCTGATCCACATCCTGCCGGGCTTCGATGCCGGGGCCACGCTCAAGCTGATCGATGAGGGTCGCCTCGACGTGATGCTGTGTGTCCCCGCCGTCTATCGCGAGCTCACCCTGCACCCGGCGTTTGAAACCACCGACCTGACCCGGCTGCGGCACTGGTCGTGCGGCGGCGCGCCGATGCCGGACGTGTTGATTGAGCAGTTTGCGGCCCGTGGCGCCGTTGTCTGCAACGGCTTCGGAATGACCGAGACCGGCCCGACCGCCTTCCTGATGGACGCCGGGCACGCACTCGACAAGATCGGCTCGGTCGGCAAGCCGCAGCTGCTGATCGATGCCCGGATCGCAACGCCGGACGGCACCCCCCTGCCGCAGGGCGAGACCGGCGAAGTCCAGTTCTTCGGTCCCGGCCTGACGCCCGGCTATTGGCACCGCGACGAGGAAACCGCCAAGCTGTTCACGCCCGACGGCTGGCTCAAGAGCGGCGATCTCGGCCGCTTCGACAGCGATGGCTATTGCTTCATCGCCGGCCGGATCAAGGAGATGTACATCTCCGGTGGCGAGAACGTCTATCCGGCCGAAGTCGAGAATGTCCTCGACGAACACCCCGCCATCCTCGAATCCGCGGTCAGCGGGGTTGATGACGAGAAATGGGGCGAGGTCGGCTGCGCCCATCTCATCCTGCGCGCCGGTGAAACCACCTCTGCCGAGGCGCTGCGCAGCTGGTGCTGCGAGCGTCTGGCCGGCTACAAGGTGCCGCGCCATTTCCTGATCGCCGAGGACTTCCCGCGCACGGCGGCCGGCAAGGTCCAGAAACACCTCCTGCCGCGGCCCGAGCAGATATGA
- a CDS encoding DUF1295 domain-containing protein: protein MAPYWLNLALMLGVMVLLWPFSIARKDPSYVDSVWPLGFLFLALTSLAFVGVSAGVSIILPMVAMWSLRLGAHLFRRWRHEGADKRYQALMARARGNVHVFVLVTVFLMQGVLLWLVALPVQHGVMEAGQPINAMSLIGLALFLTGFLFETIGDYQLSRFKADPANAGQVMDQGLWRYTRHPNYFGDACVFWGIWLVAVSDGTGWWTVAGPLFLTFTLVKWSGAALLEKNLHESRPGYADYVARTPGFVPWWPKKG from the coding sequence ATGGCACCTTACTGGCTCAACCTGGCCCTCATGCTTGGCGTGATGGTCCTCCTCTGGCCCTTCTCGATTGCCCGCAAGGATCCGTCCTACGTCGATAGTGTCTGGCCGCTCGGCTTTCTCTTCCTCGCCTTGACCTCGCTGGCCTTTGTCGGCGTCAGTGCTGGCGTCTCGATCATCCTGCCCATGGTGGCGATGTGGTCCTTGCGGCTCGGCGCCCACCTGTTCCGGCGCTGGCGTCACGAGGGTGCCGACAAGCGTTACCAGGCGCTGATGGCCCGGGCCCGGGGCAATGTGCATGTCTTCGTCCTTGTCACCGTCTTCCTCATGCAGGGCGTCCTGCTCTGGCTGGTCGCCCTGCCGGTCCAGCATGGCGTGATGGAGGCCGGCCAGCCGATCAATGCGATGAGCCTGATCGGTCTCGCCCTCTTCCTCACCGGCTTCCTGTTCGAGACCATCGGCGACTACCAGCTGTCGCGCTTCAAGGCCGACCCGGCCAATGCCGGCCAGGTCATGGACCAGGGCCTGTGGCGCTATACCCGCCACCCGAATTATTTCGGCGACGCCTGCGTCTTCTGGGGCATCTGGCTGGTCGCGGTCAGCGACGGCACCGGCTGGTGGACCGTGGCCGGCCCGCTCTTCCTGACCTTCACCCTGGTCAAATGGTCGGGCGCCGCCCTGCTGGAGAAAAACCTCCACGAAAGCCGCCCCGGCTATGCGGACTATGTGGCGCGGACGCCGGGGTTCGTGCCGTGGTGGCCGAAGAAGGGGTAG
- a CDS encoding enoyl-CoA hydratase/isomerase family protein → MTQTPDPSPLRVSRDADIVRIALNRPARGNALTPELLTAFCAALEDAQDARAVVVTGEGRAFSSGGDIREFHSRADDVDALERFGDAIVSSLNRAILALRALPCPTVAAVNGPVTGGAIGLMLACDITLMCRDAFIQPYYARMGFAPDGGWTALLPERIGTARTASWLALDTRVSAVAAFEMGLADRLADASNFTAELDSILATLALHDPAVTATSRRLLDARRGPEALADCLDRERAAFRQLLVRPETRSRMAAFLAPREAAG, encoded by the coding sequence ATGACGCAGACGCCCGACCCGTCCCCGCTACGCGTAAGCCGCGACGCCGATATCGTCCGTATCGCGCTGAACCGGCCGGCGCGCGGCAATGCCCTGACGCCGGAACTCCTGACTGCATTCTGCGCCGCGCTCGAAGACGCGCAGGACGCGCGGGCCGTGGTGGTCACCGGGGAAGGTCGCGCCTTCTCCAGCGGCGGGGATATCCGCGAGTTTCACAGCCGCGCCGACGATGTGGACGCACTTGAACGCTTCGGGGACGCCATCGTCTCATCGCTCAATCGCGCCATCCTGGCGCTGCGGGCCCTGCCTTGCCCGACCGTCGCGGCGGTCAACGGGCCGGTCACCGGCGGCGCGATCGGGCTGATGCTCGCCTGCGACATCACCCTGATGTGCCGTGACGCCTTCATCCAGCCCTACTATGCCCGCATGGGCTTTGCGCCCGATGGCGGCTGGACCGCCCTCCTGCCGGAGCGGATCGGCACGGCGCGCACGGCCAGCTGGCTGGCGCTGGATACCCGCGTCAGCGCGGTTGCCGCCTTCGAGATGGGGCTGGCCGACCGCCTCGCCGACGCCAGCAACTTCACTGCGGAGCTGGACAGCATCCTCGCGACGCTGGCCCTTCACGACCCGGCCGTCACGGCCACCAGCCGCCGCCTGCTGGATGCACGCCGCGGACCGGAGGCCCTGGCAGATTGCCTCGATCGCGAGCGCGCGGCCTTCCGCCAGCTGCTGGTCCGGCCGGAAACCCGGTCCCGCATGGCTGCCTTCCTGGCCCCGCGCGAGGCGGCCGGCTGA
- a CDS encoding sodium:solute symporter family protein: protein MSVTLFWTAFFVIASFALYIGIAIASRVGSTDEFYVAGHHVPPIFNGMATAADWMSAASFLSMAGLIAFSGFDGSVFLMGWTGGYVLLALLLAPYLRRFGKFTVPDFIGDRYYSDTARVVAVICAIFISFTYIAGQMQGVGIAFSRFLEIPVETGVVIGGLVVLMYATLGGMKGITYTQVAQYCVMIFAFMTPAIFISLQLTGSPIPQLGFIGNVADGTPLLVKLDGMLTELGFAPYTDGSKSTFDVFAITLALMAGTAGLPHVIIRFFTVPKAADARKSAGWALLFIGILYLTAPAVAVFARTNFIETVNESVYDVDTTVLAEGESETPDWFHRWETTGLLGFEDRNGDGRIQYRADPEVNEVTTLNRDIFVLANPEIANLPGWVIGLVVAGGIAAALSTAAGLLLVISSSISHDLCRKVLFKSMTDRQELLIARLSATGAVLIAILAGIYPPGFVASVVALAFGLAAASFFPAILLGIFWQRMSKEGAIAGMVTGLLVTGAYILTYKIFGWIPNDAEHWILGVSPEGFGTIGMVISFIVSVTVSLLTPAPPPDVRELVERIRAP from the coding sequence ATGAGCGTGACCCTGTTCTGGACCGCCTTCTTCGTCATCGCCTCCTTCGCGCTCTACATCGGCATCGCGATCGCTTCGCGCGTCGGCTCGACCGATGAATTCTATGTCGCCGGACACCATGTCCCGCCAATCTTCAACGGCATGGCGACGGCGGCTGACTGGATGAGTGCGGCCTCCTTCCTGTCGATGGCCGGACTGATCGCCTTCTCCGGCTTTGACGGCTCGGTTTTCCTGATGGGCTGGACCGGCGGCTATGTCCTGCTGGCCCTGCTGCTGGCGCCCTATCTGCGGCGTTTCGGCAAGTTCACCGTGCCGGACTTCATCGGCGACCGCTATTACTCCGATACCGCCCGCGTGGTCGCGGTGATCTGCGCCATCTTCATCTCCTTCACCTATATCGCCGGACAGATGCAAGGCGTCGGGATTGCCTTCTCGCGCTTCCTCGAAATCCCGGTCGAGACCGGTGTGGTGATCGGCGGGCTGGTGGTTTTGATGTATGCCACGCTCGGCGGCATGAAGGGCATCACCTACACCCAGGTCGCCCAGTACTGCGTGATGATCTTCGCCTTCATGACGCCGGCCATCTTCATCTCGCTGCAGCTGACCGGTTCGCCCATCCCCCAGCTCGGCTTCATCGGTAATGTCGCAGACGGCACGCCGCTCCTGGTCAAGCTCGACGGCATGCTCACCGAGCTGGGTTTCGCGCCCTATACCGACGGCTCGAAATCGACCTTCGACGTCTTCGCCATCACCCTGGCCCTGATGGCCGGCACGGCCGGCCTGCCGCATGTCATCATCCGCTTCTTCACGGTCCCCAAGGCCGCCGATGCCCGCAAATCCGCCGGCTGGGCGCTCCTCTTCATCGGCATCCTCTACCTCACCGCGCCGGCCGTGGCGGTCTTCGCCCGGACCAATTTCATCGAGACGGTCAATGAGAGCGTCTATGATGTCGACACGACGGTGCTGGCCGAGGGTGAAAGCGAAACGCCGGACTGGTTCCACCGCTGGGAGACGACGGGGCTTCTCGGTTTCGAGGACCGCAATGGCGATGGCCGGATCCAGTATCGCGCCGACCCCGAGGTCAATGAGGTCACCACGCTCAATCGCGACATCTTTGTGCTCGCCAATCCGGAGATCGCCAATCTTCCCGGCTGGGTGATCGGGCTGGTCGTGGCCGGCGGTATCGCCGCGGCGCTGTCGACGGCGGCCGGCCTGTTGCTGGTCATCTCGTCCTCGATCTCGCACGACCTGTGTCGCAAGGTGTTGTTCAAATCGATGACCGACAGGCAGGAGCTCCTGATCGCCCGGTTGTCGGCGACCGGGGCGGTGTTGATCGCCATCCTCGCCGGGATCTATCCACCCGGCTTTGTCGCCTCGGTCGTGGCGCTGGCCTTCGGACTGGCCGCCGCCAGCTTCTTCCCGGCCATCCTGCTGGGCATTTTCTGGCAGCGCATGAGCAAGGAAGGCGCGATCGCCGGCATGGTCACCGGCCTTCTCGTCACCGGCGCCTATATCCTGACCTACAAGATCTTCGGCTGGATCCCCAATGATGCGGAACACTGGATCCTCGGTGTCTCGCCGGAGGGCTTCGGCACGATCGGCATGGTGATCAGCTTCATTGTTTCGGTGACGGTCTCCCTGCTCACCCCCGCCCCGCCGCCCGACGTGCGCGAGCTGGTCGAACGCATCCGCGCACCCTAG
- a CDS encoding BlaI/MecI/CopY family transcriptional regulator produces MSQSNRLTDDENATMRILWDRGGASVSELAMATRQPAEATLAVLHGLRRKGAVERQQAGRDIVYRPRLNAETARTHTLGRLLCGDAPRGDNPLGIVVLRESDIDPQDWADLQEEIAQRNKA; encoded by the coding sequence ATGAGCCAGAGCAACCGCCTCACCGATGACGAAAACGCCACCATGCGCATCCTGTGGGATCGCGGCGGTGCCTCGGTCAGCGAGCTGGCGATGGCGACACGTCAGCCGGCCGAGGCAACGCTGGCGGTCCTGCACGGGCTGCGCCGCAAGGGCGCGGTCGAGCGCCAGCAGGCCGGGCGCGATATTGTCTATCGCCCGCGCCTGAATGCCGAGACCGCGCGCACGCACACGCTCGGTCGCCTGCTGTGCGGTGACGCCCCGCGCGGCGACAACCCGCTGGGCATCGTCGTCCTGCGCGAGAGCGATATCGACCCACAGGACTGGGCCGACCTGCAAGAAGAGATCGCCCAGCGCAACAAGGCCTAG
- a CDS encoding alpha/beta fold hydrolase, with protein MRIIITLIVGLVLLVGLVVFFLQRPASTAVSSPDADGADGAASAMIDSPWWGEQDRLVDVDGVLTRVRIEGPDDAPVLVLVHGFSHSLESWDAWAADLSADYRVVRMDLPGHGLTGPDPQGRYSVPQTVDFLDRLMTTLGIDQATLVGNSLGGLVAWREALAQPDRVDRLVLLAPGGFSINGVTENPVPVPMAVRFYLTQAPQPVINAATGMLWGDTAAMPAETPRRVYELMRRDGVGEAMIERLEVFTLPEPTADLARVDVPTLILWGEADAMVPATHGPQFVAAMPQVRLITYPGLGHVVHEEAPAQTLADLQAFLLEN; from the coding sequence ATGCGCATTATAATCACTCTGATTGTCGGTCTCGTTCTTCTTGTCGGCCTGGTTGTCTTTTTCCTCCAGCGTCCGGCCTCTACCGCCGTCTCGTCGCCCGACGCGGACGGTGCGGATGGCGCGGCTTCGGCCATGATCGACTCACCCTGGTGGGGTGAACAGGACCGGCTGGTTGATGTCGACGGGGTGCTCACCCGGGTCAGGATCGAAGGACCGGACGATGCGCCGGTGCTCGTTCTCGTACACGGCTTCTCGCACTCACTGGAAAGCTGGGACGCCTGGGCGGCAGACCTGTCGGCGGACTATCGTGTCGTCCGCATGGACCTGCCCGGCCATGGACTGACCGGCCCGGACCCGCAGGGGCGCTATTCGGTGCCGCAAACCGTCGACTTCCTTGATCGGCTGATGACGACGCTCGGGATCGATCAGGCCACGCTGGTCGGCAATTCGCTGGGGGGTCTGGTCGCCTGGCGCGAAGCCCTGGCACAGCCGGACCGCGTCGACCGTCTTGTCCTGCTGGCGCCGGGCGGATTCTCGATCAACGGGGTTACGGAAAACCCGGTTCCGGTGCCGATGGCGGTGCGCTTCTATCTGACCCAGGCGCCGCAGCCGGTGATCAACGCGGCGACCGGCATGCTCTGGGGTGATACGGCCGCGATGCCCGCGGAGACGCCGCGGCGCGTCTACGAGCTGATGCGCCGTGATGGCGTCGGCGAAGCGATGATCGAGCGGCTTGAGGTCTTCACCCTGCCGGAGCCCACGGCCGATCTGGCCCGGGTCGATGTGCCGACCCTGATCCTGTGGGGCGAGGCGGACGCGATGGTGCCAGCGACGCATGGACCGCAATTCGTGGCAGCCATGCCGCAGGTCCGGCTGATCACCTATCCCGGTCTGGGTCATGTCGTGCACGAGGAGGCACCGGCGCAGACGCTGGCCGACCTCCAGGCTTTCCTGCTGGAAAACTAG
- a CDS encoding DUF4212 domain-containing protein — translation MTQDKASARKAYWRANLGLMGVLLAIWFTVSFGFGIVLRPWLDLVSLGGAPLGFWFAQQGSILTFIGLIFYYAWAMNRLERRFADRLGPDDMTGHPDTTGRPDTTGREDAS, via the coding sequence ATGACGCAAGACAAGGCATCTGCGCGCAAGGCCTATTGGCGCGCCAATCTGGGCCTGATGGGCGTGCTGCTCGCAATCTGGTTCACGGTCTCCTTCGGTTTCGGGATCGTGTTGCGGCCGTGGCTCGACCTGGTGTCGCTGGGGGGCGCGCCGCTCGGCTTCTGGTTTGCGCAGCAAGGCTCGATCCTCACCTTCATCGGGCTGATCTTCTACTATGCCTGGGCGATGAACCGGCTCGAGAGGCGTTTCGCCGACCGGCTCGGCCCTGATGACATGACCGGCCACCCCGACACGACAGGCCGCCCCGACACGACAGGCCGGGAGGACGCGTCATGA
- a CDS encoding GFA family protein has protein sequence MATSEYTHDGGCRCGQLRFRMTPPALFTAACHCRGCQRMSGGPYSLTVAVPVDRFEVTRGEPVIGGLHGADITHFHCAHCLSWVFTRPTGMDFVNIRTPMLDDPSGFTPFLETCTKDRLDGVTTTVPHSYDGFPPMEDFGDLLAAYAAGPGKAG, from the coding sequence ATGGCAACTTCGGAATACACGCACGACGGCGGCTGCCGATGCGGTCAGTTACGCTTCCGGATGACCCCGCCGGCCCTGTTCACCGCCGCCTGCCATTGCCGCGGCTGCCAACGCATGAGTGGCGGCCCCTATTCGCTGACCGTGGCCGTGCCGGTGGACCGGTTTGAGGTGACCCGGGGCGAGCCCGTGATCGGCGGACTTCATGGCGCGGACATTACCCATTTTCACTGCGCGCATTGTCTGAGCTGGGTTTTCACCCGCCCCACCGGCATGGATTTCGTGAATATCCGAACCCCCATGCTGGACGACCCGTCGGGCTTCACGCCCTTTCTGGAAACCTGCACGAAGGACCGGCTCGACGGCGTCACGACCACGGTTCCGCACAGCTATGACGGCTTCCCGCCGATGGAGGATTTCGGTGACCTGCTGGCCGCCTATGCGGCCGGCCCTGGCAAAGCCGGGTAG
- a CDS encoding TonB-dependent receptor gives MKNFKTLTGTALLLSTVAASALVAAPAVAQEDGASRDRDVITVTARRREETLQDVPLSVSAMSGEDLQRMGAIDIVAIADTTPNITLEVSRGTNSTLSAFIRGVGQQDPVAGFEAGVGIYVDDVYLNRPQGAVLDIYDVDRIEVLRGPQGTLYGRNTIGGAVKYVTRRIDADEATMSARLGIGTYGQLDTVLSGSVPLTDTFRVGGTMGRFTRDGFGENLTTGEDNYDKNVFGYRVSAEWEPTDNFFVRLAYDSVSDTSNARGGHRLIPGALSGAPVLPNVHDTRAGLNVVDQEVEGDGLSLTAEWQLNENWTIRNILSDRSDTSVTPIDFDNLPSGDLDVPAIYENEQFSEEFQLLYSGERLNGLVGYYYLDANATTVFDVLLDNVLAGLNAQTFGDVDTKTWSVFANFTYDLTDEFSLTLGGRYTEDERTSQVLRRTYLGGFSEFFGGAGFPIATTSDFNGTNSWDDFSPTASLAWQPNDENNFYLTYSQGFKGGGFDPRAQTTGAPDFDLSGTVDADEIYRFMSFDPETVDSIEIGWKYEGNGYRHSLAVFNMDYTDIQVPGSVGIDTNNDGVNDTFTGVTTNAGAATIRGIEYEGSLDLGTDVFNPGDIMTLGWAVGLLDGEYDQFINAFGVDVSDQVVIQNTPDTTASATLTYLTPMRDGDLSVINTISHRGDSSQFEFPFPLLDQGAYTLWNASVVWEGNDGHWQFGLHGRNLTDEEYKVSGYDFVNNTTLAPELGLEGTLVAYYGPPRTVTATIAWRY, from the coding sequence ATGAAGAACTTCAAGACCCTGACGGGCACCGCGCTTCTGTTGAGCACGGTCGCCGCATCAGCCCTGGTCGCGGCACCCGCCGTGGCCCAGGAAGACGGCGCGTCGCGGGACCGGGACGTCATCACCGTCACCGCCCGTCGCCGCGAGGAAACACTGCAGGACGTTCCGCTCTCGGTGAGCGCCATGAGCGGCGAAGACCTGCAGCGGATGGGCGCGATTGATATCGTTGCCATCGCCGACACCACGCCGAACATCACGCTGGAAGTGTCACGCGGCACCAACTCGACCCTGTCGGCCTTCATCCGCGGCGTTGGCCAGCAGGACCCGGTTGCCGGTTTCGAAGCCGGCGTCGGCATCTATGTCGATGACGTCTATCTCAACCGTCCGCAAGGCGCCGTGCTCGACATCTATGACGTCGACCGGATCGAAGTCCTGCGCGGCCCGCAAGGCACGCTTTATGGCCGCAACACCATCGGTGGTGCTGTCAAATACGTGACCCGCCGTATCGACGCCGACGAGGCGACCATGTCGGCCCGTCTCGGCATTGGCACCTACGGCCAGCTCGACACCGTCCTGTCCGGCAGCGTGCCGCTGACCGACACTTTCCGTGTCGGTGGGACCATGGGCCGCTTCACGCGCGACGGTTTCGGCGAAAACCTGACGACGGGCGAAGACAATTACGACAAGAATGTCTTCGGCTATCGCGTGTCTGCCGAGTGGGAGCCGACCGACAATTTCTTCGTCCGTCTGGCCTATGACAGTGTCTCCGACACCTCGAATGCCCGTGGCGGTCACCGCCTGATCCCGGGTGCCCTGTCAGGTGCTCCGGTGCTTCCGAACGTCCATGACACCCGCGCCGGCCTCAATGTGGTCGACCAGGAAGTCGAAGGCGACGGCCTGTCGCTGACGGCCGAATGGCAGCTCAACGAGAACTGGACCATTCGCAACATCCTGTCCGACCGGTCCGACACCTCTGTCACGCCGATCGACTTCGACAACCTGCCTTCCGGCGACCTCGACGTCCCGGCGATCTACGAGAACGAGCAGTTCTCCGAAGAGTTCCAGCTGCTCTACTCCGGTGAGCGCCTGAACGGCCTGGTCGGCTACTATTATCTCGACGCCAACGCGACGACCGTGTTCGACGTTCTGCTCGACAACGTCCTCGCAGGCCTCAACGCCCAGACCTTCGGTGATGTCGACACCAAGACCTGGTCGGTCTTCGCCAACTTCACCTATGATCTCACCGACGAATTCTCGCTGACCCTGGGTGGTCGCTACACCGAGGACGAGCGCACCTCGCAAGTCCTGCGTCGCACCTATCTCGGCGGTTTCTCGGAATTCTTCGGCGGTGCCGGTTTCCCGATTGCCACGACGTCGGATTTCAACGGCACCAATTCCTGGGATGATTTCTCGCCGACGGCCTCGCTGGCCTGGCAGCCCAATGACGAGAACAATTTCTACCTGACCTACTCGCAGGGCTTCAAGGGCGGCGGCTTCGATCCGCGTGCGCAGACCACCGGCGCCCCGGACTTCGACCTCAGCGGCACGGTTGATGCCGACGAGATCTACCGCTTCATGAGCTTCGATCCGGAAACGGTCGACAGCATCGAGATCGGCTGGAAGTACGAAGGCAATGGCTATCGCCACAGCCTGGCCGTCTTCAACATGGACTACACCGATATCCAGGTGCCGGGTTCGGTGGGTATCGATACCAATAATGACGGCGTCAACGACACCTTCACCGGCGTCACCACCAATGCCGGTGCCGCGACCATCCGCGGTATCGAGTATGAAGGCTCGCTGGACCTCGGGACCGATGTCTTCAACCCGGGTGACATCATGACCCTGGGTTGGGCGGTCGGCCTGCTCGACGGTGAATACGACCAGTTCATCAACGCCTTCGGTGTCGATGTGTCGGACCAGGTCGTGATCCAGAACACGCCGGACACCACGGCCTCGGCCACGCTGACCTACCTGACGCCGATGCGCGACGGTGATCTGTCAGTGATCAACACGATCAGCCACCGCGGTGACTCCAGCCAGTTCGAATTCCCCTTCCCGCTGCTTGACCAGGGTGCCTACACCCTGTGGAACGCATCGGTTGTCTGGGAAGGCAATGACGGTCACTGGCAGTTCGGCCTGCATGGCCGCAACCTGACCGACGAAGAGTACAAGGTTTCCGGCTATGACTTCGTCAACAATACGACGCTGGCACCGGAACTGGGTCTGGAGGGCACGCTCGTTGCCTATTACGGCCCGCCGCGTACGGTGACGGCAACGATCGCCTGGCGCTACTAG
- a CDS encoding TetR/AcrR family transcriptional regulator: MSTSETNTVDKRPKTARGQRTRSKLLEAAEGAFGENGFHATSIGDITRRASVALGTFYVYFDSKDEIFRALVAHMGEMTRGWIAERVRGAPDRLETEHRGLVAYIEFARAHPNLYRIIEESQFVAPDAYKAHYDVFMERYQRNLEEAEARGEVRAGQQGTRAWALIGMSVFMGLRFGIWERDRDPEEVGRIVSDLIANGLKP, from the coding sequence ATGTCAACTTCAGAAACCAACACGGTCGATAAACGACCCAAGACCGCACGCGGTCAGAGGACCCGGAGCAAGCTTCTTGAAGCGGCTGAAGGGGCATTCGGGGAGAACGGATTTCACGCGACATCGATCGGCGACATCACCCGTCGAGCCTCGGTGGCGCTGGGAACCTTCTATGTCTATTTCGATTCCAAGGACGAGATTTTCCGCGCCCTTGTCGCTCATATGGGCGAGATGACGCGCGGCTGGATCGCCGAACGTGTCAGGGGCGCACCGGACCGGCTGGAAACCGAACATCGCGGCCTCGTGGCCTATATCGAGTTCGCCCGGGCCCATCCAAACCTCTACCGGATCATCGAGGAATCCCAGTTTGTCGCCCCGGACGCCTACAAGGCGCACTATGATGTCTTCATGGAGCGCTATCAGCGCAATCTGGAAGAGGCCGAGGCGCGCGGCGAGGTCCGCGCCGGCCAACAGGGCACGCGAGCCTGGGCGCTGATCGGGATGAGCGTCTTCATGGGGCTGCGCTTCGGCATCTGGGAACGCGACCGGGATCCGGAGGAGGTCGGCCGCATTGTCTCCGACCTGATTGCCAACGGCCTCAAGCCATGA